Proteins from one Cryptomeria japonica chromosome 4, Sugi_1.0, whole genome shotgun sequence genomic window:
- the LOC131066638 gene encoding uncharacterized protein LOC131066638, translated as MQAEPSKTKFDELHAEALSLAGCNENPHVANSCISFVRLLDSIPELIQKLDGWGVLSMAANLQVGPFRDLEILCILFDFTRAVLSWLEGHLDSKDHTSTLDLLFQKRHFVSAFSVLPDEVRSPKLQVRGLGICSFYLRNKPLENPALQSLKSPIEVAELEATLKEAEAALKIGGDNMKQLRLSIMDLKSRLCKAAESLEAVFFSAEPQLPSFLVRAHLREVMQSFLAFQSFPSTVQDSIIESGESLCPIGCRIARPIVEKVVLELLDPVGPFIVGICGPRGIGKTTVAASVASDSKIKRRFVGGVFWIPADQRIADPMSLQSCLWKAVSGSKTVFKSVDEGLTALKGKFLNCLPSLLIVDGAWEASQLEGLMCFDGKHQGRIIVATSNPHILPATDTHIHTLSFVKEEDASDLFLWGAGLSDTSTLEEKEVAAKLVNKCKGLPLFTQALSSTLYPGSIEQRHMQILPSKDGKFDVDRRILVDQKFNTQETGNEDAVLTGSNPSVKSNSGRETNCMYAVFSDCYNSLGLIHPILQECFLDLAAFPEEEWLSLSMLEELWLAFSHGLSHEEIVVILSILVCRSMVDWRLNIPDSCNQDLKIEFKLPGVLHNMASRMINLGIQLDPRKKHCNSHMTSPEHSNKGKEIECRNISSKYFGHMKRIFGFGNAYVKCAQEDIDIKSGEIVKQKLGNDNLSGAIDFESFPIFPNEGNDSRNVGRDCWANRFHQEHRLFVPGCNVKSAQGGLLDESLLSRATKISLCNSNFEELPSSFSCPFLHVGLFSGNAQLSFLPSSVLRNLTQLQVLDLRSCVSLTHLPKAVSALKSLQLLDLSFCTSLRSLPSSIGHLKKLKFLRLFGCTSLTCLPKSTGLLKDLETMQLSGCIKLKTLPSTLGRMHVLKILDLKGCLSLHSLPLSVGFLRELHVLDLSECSKLSYTLPYYAQLLLLMIGIQKIGSMAVPTALWNCSQIEVLRLASLKNLTFLPHSICRLQHIRHLDLSNCRRLDILPEQIGNLCLLQELDLSHTAIRKLPDSVGKLGNLLRLGLQGCSRLLCIPNSISQLPKLRCLDMSECWDLVLLPSSIGNPNSLVELVELNLAYCGFKSLPAFSWHALPKLKHLKLFGCHILSTLPPTMEKLASLEKVDLEGCSALTSLIGIGLGKLEKLEWLSLRNCTCLTSIPTEEIVELKSLSYLDVSGCTGLSPLPQTLLDHAGEGNLTLIRWGSVWP; from the exons ATGCAAGCAGAGCCGAGCAAGACCAAATTTGATGAATTACACGCAGAGGCGCTTTCTTTGGCTGGTTGTAATGAAAACCCACACGTAGCAAACTCTTGCATTAGTTTTGTGAGGTTACTGGATTCGATCCCAGAACTTATCCAGAAACTAGATGGCTGGGGTGTTCTTTCCATGGCAGCTAATCTCCAGGTGGGTCCCTTCCGAGACCTTGAAATTCTCTGTATTCTGTTTGACTTCACGCGAGCAGTTTTGTCTTGGTTGGAAGGGCACCTTGATTCGAAGGATCATACCAGCACTCTTGATTTGCTTTTCCAAAAGAGGCATTTTGTTTCTGCATTTTCAGTTCTTCCGGATGAAGTTCGTAGTCCAAAACTACAAGTTAGGGGACTAGGGATTTGTTCTTTCTATCTGCGCAATAAACCTTTAGAAAACCCCGCTTTGCAATCCTTGAAAAGCCCAATTGAAGTTGCAGAACTGGAAGCGACACTAAAAGAAGCAGAGGCGGCCCTCAAAATTGGAGGTGATAATATGAAACAGCTGAGGCTTTCTATAATGGACTTGAAAAGCAGGCTTTGCAAGGCTGCAGAATCACTTGAGGCGGTCTTCTTCTCCGCAGAACCGCAGTTGCCAAGCTTTTTGGTGAGAGCCCATCTCAGAGAAGTAATGCAGTCATTCCTCGCCTTTCAAA GTTTCCCTAGCACAGTTCAAGACTCAATTATTGAATCTGGAGAAAGCCTATGCCCAATTGGATGTCGGATAGCTAGACCGATAGTGGAGAAGGTCGTCTTGGAGCTTTTGGATCCAGTCGGACCTTTCATAGTTGGCATATGCGGACCTCGAGGCATTGGGAAAACCACTGTTGCAGCCTCTGTAGCTTCTGATTCTAAAATTAAGAGACGTTTTGTTGGAGGAGTTTTCTGGATCCCTGCGGACCAAAGAATTGCAGATCCCATGTCTCTGCAATCATGTCTTTGGAAGGCTGTCTCTGGATCGAAAACTGTTTTCAAATCTGTGGATGAAGGTCTTACTGCACTTAAAGGGAAATTCTTGAATTGCCTTCCTTCCCTCTTGATTGTGGATGGTGCCTGGGAAGCATCCCAATTGGAAGGGCTCATGTGTTTTGATGGCAAGCATCAAGGAAGGATTATTGTGGCTACCTCAAATCCTCACATCCTTCCAGCCACAGACACCCACATCCATACATTGAGCTTTGTGAAAGAAGAAGATGCATCGGACTTGTTTCTGTGGGGTGCAGGATTGAGTGACACTTCGACCTTGGAAGAAAAGGAAGTGGCAGCCAAGTTGGTGAATAAGTGCAAGGGTTTACCCTTGTTCACTCAGGCTCTTTCAAGCACTTTATATCCAGGATCAATAGAGCAACGACATATGCAAATATTGCCAAGTAAAGATGGGAAGTTTGATGTGGACAGAAGGATTTTAGTGGATCAGAAGTTCAACACTCAGGAAACTGGAAATGAAGACGCAGTCTTGACGGGGAGTAATCCCAGTGTGAAGAGTAATTCTGGAAGGGAAACTAATTGCATGTATGCTGTATTTTCTGATTGCTATAATTCATTAGGATTAATTCATCCAATTTTGCAGGAGTGCTTTCTGGACCTTGCTGCTTTTCCAGAAGAAGAATGGTTAAGCTTGTCAATGTTGGAGGAGTTATGGCTGGCTTTCAGCCATGGGCTCAGCCATGAAGAGATTGTGGTCATCCTTAGTATTTTGGTATGCAGATCGATGGTAGACTGGAGGCTGAATATACCTGATAGCTGTAATCAGGATCTTAAGATAGAGTTCAAACTCCCTGGGGTGTTACACAATATGGCCTCAAGAATGATTAATCTAGGTATCCAATTGGACCCACGGAAGAAACACTGTAATTCTCATATGACTTCCCCAGAGCATTCCAACAAGGGAAAAGAGATAGAATGCAGGAATATTTCATCAAAATACTTTGGACACATGAAGAGGATATTTGGTTTTggtaatgcatatgtaaaatgtGCTCAGGAGGACATCGATATTAAGTCAGGTGAGATAGTCAAGCAGAAGTTAGGAAATGATAATCTGTCAGGGGCGATAGATTTTGAAAGCTTTCCAATTTTTCCAAATGAAGGAAATGATTCAAGAAACGTTGGCAGGGATTGTTGGGCCAACCGTTTCCATCAGGAGCATCGTTTGTTTGTGCCAGGCTGCAATGTGAAATCTGCACAAGGAGGTTTATTAGATGAGAGTTTGTTAAGCAGGGCCACAAAGATCTCTCTTTGCAATAGCAATTTTGAGGAGCTCCCATCTTCTTTCAGCTGTCCATTTCTTCATGTTGGGCTCTTTTCTGGGAATGCACAATTATCATTCCTTCCCTCTTCTGTTCTGAGGAATTTGACTCAACTTCAAGTTCTTGATTTGAGAAGCTGTGTGTCTCTTACACACCTTCCAAAAGCAGTATCTGCTCTTAAATCACTCCAGCTGCTTGATCTCAGCTTTTGCACATCACTTCGATCATTGCCATCGTCGATTGGCCATCTGAAAAAATTAAAGTTTCTCAGGCTTTTTGGATGCACATCTTTAACCTGTCTTCCAAAATCTACTGGCTTACTAAAAGATCTGGAAACGATGCAGCTTAGTGGTTGTATAAAGCTCAAAACCCTACCATCCACACTAGGGAGAATGCATGTACTCAAGATTCTTGATTTGAAAGGATGCTTGTCTTTACACTCCTTACCTCTATCAGTTGGTTTTCTCAGAGAGCTTCATGTATTAGATTTGAGTGAATGTAGCAAACTCTCTTATACACTTCCGTACTATGCACAATTATTACTTCTTATGATAGGAATCCAGAAAATAGGAAGCATGGCAGTTCCAACTGCACTATGGAATTGTAGTCAAATTGAGGTCCTTCGATTGGCATCACTTAAGAACTTGACTTTTCTACCGCATTCAATATGCAGATTGCAGCACATACGCCACCTTGATCTTTCCAACTGCAGGAGATTGGATATCTTACCAGAGCAGATTGGTAACCTCTGCCTGTTGCAAGAACTTGATCTGAGTCACACTGCCATTAGAAAGCTCCCAGATTCAGTTGGTAAGCTGGGCAACTTACTCCGCCTTGGTCTTCAAGGCTGCTCCAGGTTATTATGTATACCTAATTCCATAAGTCAACTGCCAAAACTGAGGTGCCTAGACATGTCAGAGTGCTGGGATCTTGTTCTTCTTCCCAGTTCCATTGGAAATCCAAATTCTCTAGTTGAACTTGTGGAGCTCAATTTAGCATATTGTGGTTTCAAATCACTGCCAGCCTTCTCGTGGCATGCCCTCCCAAAGTTGAAGCACTTGAAACTTTTTGGATGTCATATTCTTAGCACCCTTCCCCCTACAATGGAAAAACTAGCTTCACTGGAGAAGGTGGATTTGGAAGGTTGCTCTGCTCTGACATCCCTGATAGGCATTGGGTTGGGCAAACTGGAGAAGCTAGAATGGCTGAGCCTAAGAAACTGCACCTGTCTTACTTCCATTCCAACCGAGGAGATTGTTGAGTTGAAATCTCTAAGCTATTTGGATGTTAGTGGTTGCACAGGATTGTCCCCACTTCCGCAAACACTCTTAGATCATGCTGGTGAAGGCAACCTAACATTAATCCGATGGGGATCTGTGTGGCCATAG